From one Catellatospora sp. IY07-71 genomic stretch:
- a CDS encoding glycoside hydrolase family 3 C-terminal domain-containing protein, producing the protein MNFRDPSAPLPDRVDDLLAQLTLPEKVSLLHQHQPPIPRLGLGPFRTGTEALHGLAWLGEATVFPQAVGLGASWDPELARRVGAATGDEVRASHHKDPSGAQLNVWAPVVNPLRDPRWGRNEEGYSEDAWLTGIMGEAYARGLRGDHPVYLKTAPTLKHFLGYNNENDRCVSSSNLGPRVLHEYELPAYRPAISSGAAVAVMASYNLVNGRPAHVSPHLADDLRSWTDDEVLVVSDAYAPSNLADPAQQAYFPDHATSHAASLKAGVDSFTDADARSHVTIERLTEALERGLITEADVDRAVRRILTIRLRLGEFDAADENPYTRIDPDVVNCPAHQALAREAATRSMVLLKQECRLLPFDSAEVRRVAVIGPLGDQLMADWYSGTLPYQVTARDGLAARLGADNVDFADGADRIALRLAGGGYLAVADGDAGAAGLRRAFADPHGFDVFDWGSHPGRGGHQGTSVLALRSAANGRHVTVKDGVLVADSSGPHGWDVHETFRLVERADGTLSLHHELSQSYLTVGEDGVAAVGAAYDQAARLTVELRRSGVEQAAAAAAEADAVVVVLGNHPLVNGRETEDRENLALPPAQEALLRAVYAANPRTALVLTSSYPYAISWADVHLPAILWSSHGGQEYGHALADVLFGDAEPAGRLPQTWYRSHCELPDLYDYDIITSDATYLYYRGTPLYPFGHGLSWGEFEYGAVTLDTDAVDADGVVTVRVEVANTGERPGEEVVQLYTHQQRSRVKQPLRRLRGFQRIALAPGEKTVVTIELKAADLAFWDVTTSRFVVEAARHKVMVGRSATDIRGCATLTVRGERIGPRRLPGVLRAIDHDEACAVALVDTAPERGDSVRAADAGAWLSFGATDLSGCAAVEFAVTGAPGRVALLDGDPLDGEVLAEAVSAGGERYAYTKISRELAPTGRTDLYLVCDAPGIIVSELRFS; encoded by the coding sequence ATGAACTTCCGCGACCCCAGCGCTCCCCTGCCCGATCGCGTCGACGACCTGCTCGCCCAGCTCACGCTGCCCGAGAAGGTGTCCCTGCTGCACCAGCACCAGCCCCCGATCCCCCGGCTCGGGCTCGGCCCGTTCCGCACCGGCACCGAGGCCCTGCACGGCCTGGCCTGGCTCGGTGAGGCGACGGTGTTCCCGCAGGCCGTCGGGCTCGGCGCGAGCTGGGACCCTGAGCTGGCGCGCCGAGTCGGCGCGGCCACCGGCGACGAGGTCCGGGCCAGCCACCACAAGGACCCGTCCGGCGCCCAGCTCAACGTGTGGGCACCCGTGGTCAACCCGCTGCGCGACCCGCGCTGGGGCCGCAACGAGGAGGGCTACAGCGAGGACGCCTGGCTCACCGGGATCATGGGCGAGGCGTACGCGCGCGGCCTGCGCGGCGACCACCCCGTCTACCTGAAGACGGCCCCGACGCTGAAGCACTTCCTCGGCTACAACAACGAGAACGACCGCTGCGTCAGCTCCAGCAACCTCGGCCCGCGCGTGCTGCACGAGTACGAGCTGCCCGCGTACCGCCCGGCGATCTCCAGCGGCGCGGCGGTCGCGGTGATGGCGTCGTACAACCTGGTCAACGGGCGGCCCGCGCACGTCAGCCCGCACCTGGCCGACGACCTGCGGTCGTGGACCGACGACGAGGTGCTGGTGGTGTCGGACGCGTACGCGCCGAGCAACCTCGCCGACCCGGCGCAGCAGGCGTACTTCCCCGATCACGCCACCAGTCACGCCGCGTCGCTCAAGGCGGGCGTGGACAGCTTCACCGACGCCGACGCGCGTTCGCACGTCACCATCGAGCGGCTGACCGAGGCGCTGGAGCGCGGGCTGATCACCGAGGCGGACGTGGACCGCGCGGTGCGCCGCATCCTGACGATCCGGCTGCGGCTGGGCGAGTTCGACGCGGCGGACGAGAACCCGTACACCCGGATCGACCCGGACGTGGTGAACTGCCCGGCCCACCAGGCGCTGGCCCGCGAGGCGGCCACCCGCAGCATGGTGCTGCTCAAGCAGGAGTGCCGGCTGCTGCCGTTCGACTCCGCCGAGGTCCGCCGGGTCGCGGTGATCGGGCCGCTGGGCGACCAGCTGATGGCCGACTGGTACAGCGGCACCCTGCCCTACCAGGTCACCGCGCGGGACGGGCTGGCCGCGCGGCTCGGCGCGGACAACGTGGACTTCGCCGACGGGGCGGACCGCATCGCGCTGCGCCTGGCCGGTGGCGGCTACCTGGCGGTCGCCGACGGCGACGCGGGGGCGGCCGGGCTGCGGCGGGCGTTCGCCGACCCGCACGGCTTCGACGTGTTCGACTGGGGCAGCCACCCCGGCCGGGGCGGCCACCAGGGCACCAGCGTGCTCGCGCTGCGCTCGGCCGCCAACGGCCGGCACGTGACGGTCAAGGACGGCGTGCTGGTCGCCGACTCGTCCGGCCCGCACGGCTGGGACGTGCATGAGACGTTCCGCCTCGTCGAGCGGGCCGACGGCACGCTGTCGCTGCACCACGAGCTGAGCCAGAGCTACCTCACCGTGGGCGAGGACGGGGTCGCCGCCGTGGGCGCGGCGTACGACCAGGCCGCCCGGCTGACCGTGGAGCTGCGGCGCAGCGGCGTCGAGCAGGCCGCGGCCGCCGCCGCCGAGGCCGACGCGGTGGTGGTGGTGCTCGGCAACCACCCGCTGGTCAACGGCCGGGAGACCGAGGACCGGGAGAACCTGGCCCTGCCGCCCGCGCAGGAGGCGCTGCTGCGCGCCGTGTACGCCGCCAACCCGCGCACCGCCCTGGTGCTGACCAGCAGCTACCCGTACGCGATCAGCTGGGCCGACGTGCACCTGCCCGCGATCCTGTGGAGCTCGCACGGGGGTCAGGAGTACGGTCACGCCCTGGCCGACGTGCTGTTCGGCGACGCCGAGCCGGCCGGGCGGCTGCCGCAGACCTGGTACCGCAGCCACTGCGAGCTGCCCGACCTCTACGACTACGACATCATCACCAGCGACGCGACGTACCTCTACTACCGCGGCACCCCGCTCTACCCGTTCGGGCACGGCCTGAGCTGGGGCGAGTTCGAGTACGGCGCGGTGACCCTGGACACCGACGCGGTGGACGCCGACGGCGTGGTCACCGTGCGGGTCGAGGTGGCCAACACCGGCGAGCGTCCCGGCGAGGAGGTCGTCCAGCTCTACACCCACCAGCAGCGCTCGCGGGTCAAGCAGCCGCTGCGCCGGTTGCGCGGCTTCCAGCGGATCGCGCTCGCGCCCGGCGAGAAGACCGTGGTGACCATCGAGCTGAAGGCCGCCGACCTGGCCTTCTGGGACGTGACCACGAGCCGGTTCGTGGTCGAGGCGGCCCGGCACAAGGTCATGGTCGGCCGCTCGGCCACCGACATTCGCGGCTGCGCGACGCTGACCGTGCGCGGCGAGCGCATCGGCCCGCGCCGGCTGCCCGGCGTGCTGCGCGCGATCGACCACGACGAGGCGTGCGCGGTGGCGCTGGTGGACACCGCTCCCGAGCGGGGCGACTCGGTGCGGGCCGCCGACGCCGGGGCGTGGCTGTCGTTCGGCGCGACGGACCTGTCCGGCTGCGCGGCGGTGGAGTTCGCGGTGACCGGCGCACCGGGCCGGGTGGCGCTGCTGGACGGCGACCCGCTGGACGGTGAGGTGCTGGCCGAGGCGGTCTCGGCGGGCGGGGAGCGGTACGCGTACACGAAGATCAGCCGGGAGCTGGCCCCGACCGGCCGGACCGACCTATACCTGGTCTGCGACGCGCCCGGCATCATCGTGAGCGAGCTGCGGTTCTCGTGA
- a CDS encoding sulfotransferase yields the protein MGSDRPVFVVGCPRSGTTMLQLMLHAHPRIAIPPETRFLLAAYANRRSYGDLAEPANRRRLAEWIVDGKTAFGDLGLDADVIIEEIAAGPPTLGSAMGIVFQAYARRFDKPRWGDKRPAYLNNLGALLRLFPDAQIVNIVRDGRDCVASLGETPWQQGKDVCHAISDWARAMDSSARARRSLSADSYHEVRYERLVADPEPELRTICRFLGEEYDPAMAEPARVADVAVPSRKSWHKLTHAPVTTDRVGSWRERLAPWQITLCEAKLGRHLRELGYPLSGAGSPWWKGPGRVHYLHYPRLDGPRRTVGVRRAFGGLRDRMRPAESLAYRPAAPRELLSR from the coding sequence GTGGGCAGTGACCGGCCGGTGTTCGTGGTGGGCTGCCCGCGGTCGGGCACGACGATGCTGCAGCTGATGCTGCACGCGCACCCGCGCATCGCGATCCCTCCGGAGACCCGGTTCCTGCTGGCCGCGTACGCCAACCGCCGCTCCTACGGCGACCTGGCCGAGCCCGCCAACCGCCGCCGCCTGGCCGAGTGGATCGTGGACGGGAAGACCGCGTTCGGCGACCTCGGCCTCGACGCGGACGTGATCATCGAGGAGATCGCGGCCGGCCCGCCGACCCTGGGCTCGGCGATGGGCATCGTGTTCCAGGCGTACGCCCGCCGCTTCGACAAGCCCCGCTGGGGCGACAAGCGCCCGGCGTATCTGAACAACCTCGGCGCGCTGCTGCGGCTGTTTCCGGACGCGCAGATCGTGAACATCGTGCGGGACGGGCGCGACTGCGTCGCCTCGCTCGGCGAGACGCCGTGGCAGCAGGGCAAGGACGTGTGCCACGCGATCTCGGACTGGGCGCGGGCGATGGACAGCTCGGCCCGCGCCCGCCGCAGCCTGTCCGCCGACAGCTACCACGAGGTGCGCTACGAGCGGCTGGTCGCCGACCCGGAGCCGGAGCTGCGCACGATCTGCCGCTTCCTGGGTGAGGAGTACGACCCCGCGATGGCCGAGCCGGCCCGGGTGGCCGACGTGGCGGTGCCCAGCCGCAAGAGCTGGCACAAGCTGACGCACGCGCCGGTGACCACGGACCGGGTGGGCAGCTGGCGGGAGCGGCTGGCGCCGTGGCAGATCACGCTGTGCGAGGCGAAGCTCGGCCGCCACCTGCGCGAGCTGGGCTACCCGCTGTCGGGCGCGGGCTCGCCCTGGTGGAAGGGCCCCGGCCGGGTGCACTACCTGCACTACCCGCGGCTGGACGGCCCGCGCCGCACGGTCGGCGTCCGCCGCGCCTTCGGTGGGCTGCGCGACCGGATGCGGCCCGCCGAGTCCCTCGCCTACCGGCCCGCCGCGCCTCGCGAGCTGCTCTCCCGCTGA
- a CDS encoding ROK family transcriptional regulator has protein sequence MQRGPQPADFADVRATNLAVVLRYVRGHAPCSRAEIAAATGLNKATVSSLVADLIDRRLLRETGLTEHRIGRPATMLVLDGSPYAAIGIEVNADYLTAVAIDLAGQQVLSWRRSFAGLASSPAQAATAIAALGRRAVNRVLKEERRVLGLTIGVPGLVDPDGVVIMAPNLGWHDVNLRDIVNRALGEPGFPVAVDNDANLAVLAESRYGEFAGAQNLIYLTGEVGIGAGIISDGHPLRGHRGFPGEIGHITVDPQGPPCGCGRRGCLEAIAGISAIIARVLPEVAGDGDITDLQPEVDEVVRRARGNDPAALRALDEVGRALGIGVSILANLLDPEVVVLGGYFVPLAPWLLPAVETELRDRRIGPEQGGVRVAASILDHGAAATGGAATVLDHVDAGRLPRL, from the coding sequence ATGCAGCGCGGCCCTCAGCCGGCGGACTTCGCCGACGTCAGGGCCACGAACCTCGCCGTCGTGCTGCGCTACGTTCGCGGCCACGCGCCCTGCTCCCGCGCCGAGATCGCGGCGGCGACCGGCCTGAACAAGGCCACCGTGTCCAGCCTCGTCGCCGACCTCATCGACCGGCGGCTGCTGCGCGAGACCGGGCTGACCGAGCACCGCATCGGCCGCCCGGCCACCATGCTGGTCCTCGACGGCTCACCGTACGCCGCGATCGGCATCGAGGTGAACGCCGACTACCTCACCGCCGTGGCCATCGACCTCGCCGGGCAGCAGGTGCTGTCCTGGCGGCGCTCGTTCGCCGGGCTCGCCTCCAGCCCGGCCCAGGCCGCCACCGCGATCGCCGCGCTGGGCCGCCGCGCGGTCAACCGCGTGCTCAAGGAGGAGCGGCGGGTGCTCGGCCTGACCATCGGCGTGCCCGGCCTGGTCGACCCGGACGGCGTCGTCATCATGGCCCCCAACCTGGGCTGGCACGACGTCAACCTGCGCGACATCGTCAACCGCGCCCTCGGCGAGCCCGGCTTCCCGGTCGCCGTCGACAACGACGCCAACCTCGCGGTGCTGGCCGAGTCGCGCTACGGCGAGTTCGCCGGCGCGCAGAACCTCATCTACCTGACCGGCGAGGTCGGCATCGGCGCGGGCATCATCAGCGACGGCCACCCGCTGCGCGGCCACCGCGGCTTTCCCGGCGAGATCGGCCACATCACCGTCGACCCGCAGGGCCCGCCGTGCGGCTGCGGCCGCCGCGGCTGCCTGGAGGCCATCGCCGGCATCTCCGCGATCATCGCGCGGGTCCTCCCCGAGGTCGCGGGCGACGGCGACATCACCGACCTGCAGCCCGAGGTCGACGAGGTGGTACGCCGGGCACGCGGCAACGACCCGGCGGCGCTGCGGGCGCTGGACGAGGTCGGCCGGGCGCTCGGCATCGGCGTCTCCATCCTGGCGAACCTGCTCGACCCGGAGGTCGTGGTGCTCGGCGGTTACTTCGTGCCGCTCGCGCCCTGGCTGCTGCCCGCGGTCGAGACCGAGCTGCGCGACCGCCGCATCGGCCCGGAGCAGGGCGGCGTGCGCGTGGCCGCATCCATCCTGGACCACGGCGCGGCGGCCACCGGCGGCGCCGCCACCGTCCTCGACCACGTCGACGCGGGCCGCCTCCCCCGCCTCTGA
- a CDS encoding extracellular solute-binding protein, with the protein MDNPLAGAAANRRSFLSLMGLGAIAVAGGGTLAGCGEKAANEGTAQQVDQLSAVLPKYQPLELVQPDIKGVSPVANGFTKYPASLVDAITEKPGRGSTITTMTPYWGQVPAGPGQNAYLDAINAELGAVVTPGIQDGNTYADKLNAILPARDIPDVLCIPSWEIPKIPNFSEAVKALFEDLSDHLAGDKVKPYAMLANLPTVAWSNAIWNQRLMAVPWPTDGPYPWALFYRKDITDVLGAAVPKTADELYQFGKKVTSPDKGVWAFNNILAMVEMIFRVPGAKEGWRYKDGKVEFKYETAEFKAALEFMARLYKEGLVHPEVVASKGADAKLLFSSGKIVMVQDGVGSWLGVQAEQQKVTQGFNMQPVPYFAADGGQPLVHGSGDPIFYTFVKKGLPKEKIAEILGVLNFAAAPLGTKEFELIEYGVEGKHFTRGEGGWPQGTDLQAKEKADQFRFLAGTAPTIKYDARVPTYVNDLINWENAAVGFLEKDPWSGIKIEMPAGYVKVKQPTEDKITDIARGRRPLSDLDVVLKEWRDGGGEEGRTFLAKALSDAGR; encoded by the coding sequence GTGGACAACCCCCTCGCGGGCGCGGCGGCGAACCGCCGGTCGTTCCTGAGCCTGATGGGCCTGGGCGCGATCGCCGTGGCCGGCGGCGGCACGCTCGCCGGCTGCGGTGAGAAGGCGGCGAACGAGGGCACCGCGCAGCAGGTCGACCAGCTGTCCGCGGTCCTGCCGAAGTACCAGCCGCTCGAGCTGGTCCAGCCGGACATCAAGGGCGTCTCGCCGGTCGCCAACGGGTTCACCAAGTACCCGGCCTCGCTGGTCGACGCGATCACCGAGAAGCCCGGCCGGGGCAGCACCATCACCACGATGACGCCGTACTGGGGCCAGGTGCCGGCCGGTCCCGGCCAGAACGCCTACCTCGACGCGATCAACGCGGAGCTGGGCGCCGTGGTGACCCCGGGCATCCAGGACGGCAACACCTACGCCGACAAGCTGAACGCGATCCTGCCCGCCCGGGACATCCCGGACGTGCTGTGCATCCCCAGCTGGGAGATCCCGAAGATCCCGAACTTCTCCGAGGCCGTCAAGGCCCTGTTCGAGGACCTGTCCGACCACCTCGCCGGGGACAAGGTCAAGCCGTACGCGATGCTGGCCAACCTGCCCACCGTGGCCTGGTCGAACGCGATCTGGAACCAGCGCCTGATGGCGGTGCCGTGGCCCACCGACGGCCCGTACCCGTGGGCGCTGTTCTACCGCAAGGACATCACCGACGTCCTCGGCGCGGCCGTCCCCAAGACCGCCGACGAGCTCTACCAGTTCGGCAAGAAGGTGACCAGCCCCGACAAGGGCGTGTGGGCCTTCAACAACATCCTGGCCATGGTCGAGATGATCTTCCGAGTGCCGGGCGCCAAGGAGGGCTGGCGGTACAAGGACGGCAAGGTCGAGTTCAAGTACGAGACGGCCGAGTTCAAGGCCGCGCTGGAGTTCATGGCCCGCCTCTACAAGGAGGGCCTGGTCCACCCGGAGGTGGTGGCGAGCAAGGGCGCCGACGCCAAGCTGCTGTTCTCCAGTGGCAAGATCGTCATGGTGCAGGACGGCGTGGGCTCGTGGCTCGGCGTGCAGGCGGAGCAGCAGAAGGTCACCCAGGGCTTCAACATGCAGCCGGTGCCCTACTTCGCCGCCGACGGCGGGCAGCCGCTGGTGCACGGCTCCGGCGACCCGATCTTCTACACCTTCGTCAAGAAGGGCCTGCCCAAGGAGAAGATCGCCGAGATCCTGGGCGTGCTCAACTTCGCCGCCGCCCCGCTGGGCACCAAGGAGTTCGAGCTCATCGAGTACGGCGTCGAGGGCAAGCACTTCACCCGGGGCGAGGGCGGCTGGCCGCAGGGCACCGACCTGCAGGCCAAGGAGAAGGCCGACCAGTTCCGGTTCCTGGCCGGGACGGCGCCGACGATCAAGTACGACGCGCGCGTCCCCACGTACGTCAACGACCTGATCAACTGGGAGAACGCCGCGGTGGGCTTCCTGGAGAAGGACCCGTGGTCGGGCATCAAGATCGAGATGCCGGCCGGCTACGTGAAGGTGAAGCAGCCGACCGAGGACAAGATCACCGACATCGCGCGCGGCCGGCGGCCGCTGTCCGACCTCGACGTCGTGCTGAAGGAGTGGCGCGACGGGGGCGGCGAGGAGGGGCGTACCTTCTTGGCCAAGGCGCTGTCCGACGCGGGCCGATGA
- a CDS encoding sugar ABC transporter permease, whose amino-acid sequence MTGKTGVAGPVQARPLPVQATPEPQAAPPPARRGMTLRAKFHRDRALLLMTVPAVLLLAVFHYLPLLGNVVAFMDYDQWAGDSAVEAIVNSPFIGFTNFAELFEDSQFWDALRNTLTLTAFQLVFFFPLPIALAILLNSVLSPRLRGFIQTVVYLPHFFSWVLVVTFFVQMLGGAGLLATVLRDNGMEPWNIMGNPDTFILLVSTQGLWKDVGWGTIIFLAALTAIDQSLYEAAASDGATRWRRLWHVTLPGLRPVVVLLLILQLGNALTVGFEQFYLQREAVGRQAAEVLDTYVYYLGLATQDYGVGTAAGLFKAVIGLVLILIANRLARRFGEEGVFVRS is encoded by the coding sequence ATGACAGGCAAGACCGGGGTGGCCGGGCCCGTGCAGGCCCGGCCCCTCCCCGTCCAGGCGACACCCGAGCCGCAGGCGGCCCCGCCGCCCGCCCGGCGCGGCATGACGCTGCGCGCGAAGTTCCACCGCGACCGCGCGCTGCTGCTGATGACCGTGCCCGCGGTGCTGCTGCTCGCGGTCTTCCACTACCTGCCGCTGCTGGGCAACGTGGTCGCCTTCATGGACTACGACCAGTGGGCCGGGGACAGCGCCGTCGAGGCGATCGTGAACAGCCCGTTCATCGGGTTCACCAACTTCGCCGAGCTGTTCGAGGACTCGCAGTTCTGGGACGCGCTGCGCAACACGCTCACCCTCACCGCGTTCCAGCTGGTCTTCTTCTTCCCGCTGCCGATCGCGCTGGCCATCCTGCTCAACAGCGTGCTGTCGCCGCGGCTGCGCGGCTTCATCCAGACCGTCGTCTACCTGCCGCACTTCTTCAGCTGGGTGCTGGTGGTGACGTTCTTCGTGCAGATGCTCGGCGGGGCGGGCCTGCTCGCCACGGTGCTGCGCGACAACGGCATGGAGCCGTGGAACATCATGGGCAACCCCGACACGTTCATCCTCCTGGTCAGCACGCAGGGGCTGTGGAAGGACGTCGGCTGGGGCACCATCATCTTCCTCGCCGCGCTCACCGCGATCGACCAGAGTTTGTACGAGGCGGCCGCCTCCGACGGCGCCACCCGGTGGCGGCGGCTGTGGCACGTCACCCTGCCCGGCCTGCGGCCGGTCGTGGTGCTGCTGCTCATCCTCCAGCTCGGCAACGCGCTCACCGTCGGCTTCGAGCAGTTCTACCTGCAGCGCGAGGCCGTCGGCCGACAGGCCGCCGAGGTGCTCGACACGTACGTGTACTACCTCGGCCTGGCCACCCAGGACTACGGCGTCGGCACGGCGGCCGGCCTGTTCAAGGCGGTCATCGGCCTGGTCCTGATCCTGATCGCCAACCGGTTGGCCCGCCGCTTCGGCGAGGAGGGGGTGTTCGTCCGCTCATGA
- a CDS encoding carbohydrate ABC transporter permease, translated as MTALLNPAARARRRNRRPAWEEPPTVAGQLAKGAVLTGVVLAVLIPVWSILVTSFSSRQAIADAGGMVFRPRDFDISAYVLIFTRGEVSRAVWNSMFVTIVGTLLALVCTVLAAYGLSRPGSLFHRPLLLFFLITFLIGPGLIPSYVVVTSLGLKDSHWSLILPAAVNAFNLIVVRQFFMGIPGELVDSARIDGAGEWRILTRIVLPLSKAVVAVVGLFYAVGYWNMYFNAVLYLNNSEDHVVQQVLQAYILAGQSPAGIGSPPALGFQAPPSLAVKMAVVVVVLIPIVIVYPFIQRHFTKGVITGALKG; from the coding sequence ATGACCGCTCTGCTGAACCCGGCCGCGCGTGCCAGGCGGCGCAACCGGCGGCCCGCCTGGGAGGAGCCGCCCACCGTCGCCGGGCAGCTCGCCAAGGGCGCCGTGCTCACCGGCGTGGTGCTGGCCGTGCTGATCCCGGTGTGGTCGATCCTGGTGACGAGCTTCTCGTCCCGCCAGGCCATCGCGGACGCGGGCGGCATGGTGTTCCGGCCGCGGGACTTCGACATCTCGGCGTACGTGCTGATCTTCACGCGGGGTGAGGTGTCCCGCGCGGTTTGGAACAGCATGTTCGTGACGATCGTCGGCACGCTGCTGGCCCTGGTCTGCACCGTGCTCGCCGCCTACGGGCTGTCCCGGCCGGGCAGCCTGTTCCACCGGCCGCTGCTGCTGTTCTTCCTGATCACGTTCCTGATCGGACCGGGCCTGATCCCCAGCTACGTGGTGGTGACCAGCCTCGGGCTGAAGGACTCGCACTGGTCGCTGATCCTGCCCGCCGCCGTCAACGCGTTCAACCTGATCGTGGTACGCCAGTTCTTCATGGGCATACCCGGCGAGCTGGTCGACAGCGCGCGCATCGACGGGGCGGGGGAGTGGCGCATCCTGACCCGGATCGTGCTGCCGCTGTCCAAGGCCGTGGTCGCCGTCGTCGGGCTGTTCTACGCCGTCGGCTACTGGAACATGTACTTCAACGCGGTGCTGTACCTCAACAACTCCGAGGACCACGTCGTGCAGCAGGTGCTGCAGGCGTACATCCTGGCCGGCCAGAGCCCGGCGGGCATCGGCTCGCCGCCGGCGCTCGGGTTCCAGGCCCCGCCCAGCCTCGCCGTGAAGATGGCGGTCGTGGTCGTGGTGCTGATCCCGATCGTCATCGTGTACCCGTTCATCCAGCGCCACTTCACCAAGGGCGTCATCACCGGCGCCCTCAAGGGCTGA
- a CDS encoding alpha/beta fold hydrolase — protein sequence MHTFTSYDGTTLAYYTWGETTGDLPAVVLHHGFSSSALGNWHLPGVVDALVAAGRHVVAIDARGHGASEKHTDPDRYGEDKMARDLGVLIDLLGLNRYDLAGYSMGGIVALLAAAGDHRVRRLVTGGIGASVVEQGGLDRAALPGRELIDGLLTDDPATITDERVMGFRMFAEATGADRRALAAQAQASHRTPIPLDRITIPALVLAGTDDWLARRPEVLAAGLPDARWKVLAGDHLTVVRNPEFAAVLTAFLT from the coding sequence ATGCACACCTTCACCTCGTACGACGGCACCACCCTGGCGTACTACACCTGGGGCGAGACCACCGGCGACCTGCCCGCCGTCGTGCTGCACCACGGCTTCAGCTCCTCGGCGCTGGGCAACTGGCACCTGCCGGGCGTGGTCGACGCGCTGGTCGCGGCAGGCCGCCACGTCGTCGCGATCGACGCCCGGGGCCACGGCGCGTCCGAGAAGCACACCGACCCCGACCGGTACGGCGAGGACAAGATGGCCCGAGACCTCGGCGTCCTCATCGACCTGCTGGGGCTGAACCGCTACGACCTGGCCGGCTACTCGATGGGCGGCATCGTCGCGCTGCTCGCCGCAGCGGGCGACCACCGGGTCCGCCGCCTGGTCACGGGCGGGATCGGCGCGAGCGTCGTCGAGCAGGGCGGCCTGGACCGGGCGGCGCTGCCGGGGCGCGAGCTGATCGACGGCCTGCTCACCGACGACCCCGCCACCATCACCGACGAACGGGTCATGGGCTTCCGCATGTTCGCCGAGGCGACGGGCGCCGACCGGCGGGCCCTGGCCGCGCAGGCGCAGGCGAGTCACCGCACGCCGATCCCGCTGGACCGGATCACCATCCCCGCGCTGGTTCTCGCGGGCACCGACGACTGGCTCGCGCGGCGGCCGGAGGTCCTCGCGGCCGGGCTGCCCGACGCGCGCTGGAAGGTCCTGGCCGGCGACCACCTCACCGTCGTCCGCAACCCGGAGTTCGCCGCCGTCCTCACCGCCTTCCTGACCTGA
- the xylB gene encoding xylulokinase, with protein MALVAGIDSSTQSCKVVVRDAGTGALVRQGRAAHPDGTSCPPDAWWQALQTAIAEAGGLDDVAAVSVGAQQHGMVCLDANGAVVRDALLWNDTRSAPDAADLVAELGPGEAGPRAWAEGVGSVPVASFTVTKLRWLARNEPANAARTEAVCLPHDWLTWRLGGSGDLAALATDRSDASGTGYWSPATGEYRRDLLKLAFGKDVLLPVVLGPADSAGRTASGALLGPGAGDNAAAALGVGARPGDVVVSIGTSGTVFSVATVPAADPTGTVAGFADASGHFLPLVCTLNAARVLDAAATMLGVDHARLAELALSAPAGAGGLVLVPYLEGERTPNKPDATGSLHGLTLGTSTPAHLARAAVEGMLCALADGLDALRGQGATVNRVVLVGGGARSEAVRRIAPSVFGCPVLVPPPGEYVADGAARQAAWLTTGQSPDWTLSGAELFEADPAPTVRARYAEARDLTL; from the coding sequence ATGGCACTCGTCGCCGGCATCGACTCCTCCACCCAGTCGTGCAAGGTGGTGGTACGCGACGCCGGCACCGGCGCGCTCGTCCGCCAAGGCCGCGCCGCGCATCCCGACGGCACGTCCTGCCCGCCCGACGCCTGGTGGCAGGCCCTCCAGACGGCGATCGCCGAGGCGGGCGGGCTGGACGACGTCGCGGCGGTCTCGGTCGGCGCGCAGCAGCACGGCATGGTCTGCCTCGACGCGAACGGCGCGGTCGTGCGCGACGCGCTGCTGTGGAACGACACCCGCTCGGCCCCGGACGCCGCCGACCTGGTCGCGGAGCTGGGGCCGGGCGAGGCCGGCCCGCGCGCCTGGGCCGAGGGCGTCGGCAGCGTGCCGGTCGCCTCGTTCACCGTGACCAAGCTGCGCTGGCTGGCCCGCAACGAGCCGGCCAACGCCGCCCGTACCGAGGCCGTGTGCCTGCCGCACGACTGGCTGACCTGGCGGTTGGGCGGCAGCGGCGACCTCGCCGCGCTGGCCACCGACCGCAGCGACGCCTCCGGCACCGGCTACTGGTCCCCCGCCACCGGGGAATACCGCCGCGACCTGCTCAAGCTCGCCTTCGGCAAAGACGTGCTGCTGCCCGTCGTGCTCGGCCCCGCCGACTCCGCCGGGCGCACCGCCTCGGGCGCGCTGCTCGGCCCCGGCGCGGGGGACAACGCCGCCGCCGCGCTCGGCGTCGGCGCCCGCCCCGGCGACGTGGTCGTCTCCATCGGCACCTCGGGCACCGTGTTCAGCGTGGCCACCGTGCCCGCCGCCGACCCCACCGGCACCGTCGCCGGCTTCGCCGACGCCAGCGGCCACTTCCTGCCGCTGGTCTGCACCCTCAACGCCGCCCGCGTGCTGGACGCCGCCGCGACCATGCTCGGCGTCGACCACGCCCGCCTCGCCGAGCTGGCCCTGTCCGCCCCCGCCGGAGCGGGCGGCCTGGTGCTCGTCCCGTACCTGGAGGGCGAGCGCACCCCCAACAAGCCCGATGCCACCGGCTCCCTGCACGGCCTGACCCTGGGCACGTCCACCCCCGCCCACCTGGCCCGCGCCGCCGTCGAGGGCATGCTCTGCGCCCTGGCCGACGGCCTCGACGCCCTGCGCGGCCAGGGCGCCACCGTCAACCGCGTGGTCCTGGTCGGCGGCGGCGCCCGCTCCGAGGCGGTCCGCCGCATCGCCCCCTCGGTCTTCGGCTGCCCCGTCCTGGTCCCGCCGCCCGGCGAGTACGTCGCCGACGGCGCCGCCCGCCAGGCCGCCTGGCTCACCACCGGCCAGTCCCCCGACTGGACCCTGTCCGGCGCCGAACTCTTCGAAGCCGACCCGGCCCCCACGGTCCGCGCCCGCTACGCCGAAGCCCGCGACCTCACCCTCTGA